From a single Ailuropoda melanoleuca isolate Jingjing chromosome 12, ASM200744v2, whole genome shotgun sequence genomic region:
- the SYNE4 gene encoding nesprin-4 isoform X1, with translation MALPPPLGLRLPSEPLSHPPEAPRELGIAGCTICPASGGERIRLDQAQKLGQDSMDPPQHFQGGLRGTAPAAGPLRLPTPSTNEDPDVGKHCEHLSSGREVLEAEQDSLSLCLLGLGLQLQDLEQGLGPWASAQSRMGQLQALQADLRAAAERVDALLVFGEGLAQRSEPQARASLEQILRALRAHRSSIFRRLWWLQAQLVSYSMVWPTLAVPAPGTNSTPPMTLSSDQVFEEANPLDQDLEVEGDLDGPGPGGVWGPWAPSSHPTPAELEWDPAGDVGGLRPLVQKTTWTPGAPCELCGHRGPQGRGQYLEDMLMSGFSHRKHLAGHRRRSLLRQSQDKNQASSNFQDVMLEVDPGAPAPASGHSLTFLLLLFLLFLLLVGATLLLPPSGGSCCSPARLSATPYLVLSYVNGPPPI, from the exons ATGGCCCTGCCACCACCTCTGGGCCTTAGACTCCCCTCAGAGCCCCTCAGCCACCCCCCTGAAGCCCCTAGGGAACTGGGCATTGCTGGATGTACCATCTGCCCTGCATCTGGAGGGGAGAGAATCAG ACTAGACCAGGCCCAGAAACTGGGACAAGACTCCATGGACCCTCCCCAACACTTCCAGGGTGGGTTGAGGGGCACTGCACCTGCTGCTGGTCCCCTCAGATTGCCAACACCCTCTACCAATGAGGACCCAGATGTGGGCAAACACTGTGAG CACCTCAGCTCCGGCCGGGAGGTATTGGAGGCTGAGCAGGACAGCCTGTCCCTATGCCTGTTGGGGCTGGGCCTCCAGCTGCAGGACCTAGAGCaaggcctggggccctgggcatCAGCCCAGAGCAGGATGGGCCAGCTGCAG GCCCTCCAGGCAGACCTGCGTGCGGCAGCTGAGCGTGTAGATGCCCTGCTGGTATTTGGTGAGGGGCTGGCACAGCGGAGTGAGCCTCAGGCCCGGGCATCCCTGGAGCAGATCCTGAGGGCCCTCAGAGCCCACCGAAGCAGCATCTTTCGGCGACTGTGGTGGCTGCAAGCCCAGCTGGTCAGCTATAGCATGGTATGGCCCACCCTGGCAGTCCCTGCCCCAGGTACCAATTCCACACCGCCCATGACTCTGTCCTCTGACCAGGTATTTGAGGAGGCCAACCCACTGGATCAGGACTTGGAAGTTGAGGGGGACTTGGACGGGCCAGGACCTGGTGGGGTCTGGGGGCCCTGGGCACCCAGTAGCCACCCCACTCCCGCAGAGTTGGAGTGGGACCCAGCAGGGGATGTTGGAGGCCTCAGGCCCTTGGTGCAAAAGACAACCTGGACTCCAGGAGCTCCCTGTGAGCTGTGTGGCCACAGAGGCCCCCAGGGAAGGGGACAATACCTTGAG GACATGCTCATGTCGGGCTTCAGCCACCGGAAACACTTGGCAGGTCACCGAAGACGCTCCCTGCTCCGGCAGTCTCAG GACAAGAACCAAGCATCTTCCAATTTCCAGGATGTGATGTTGGAGGTAGACCCTGG AGCCCCTGCTCCTGCATCCGGGCACTCCCtgaccttcctccttctcctcttcctcctcttccttctcctggtgGGTGCCACGTTGCTCCTGCCACCGTCAGGGGGGTCTTGCTGCTCTCCTGCCCGACTGTCCGCGACACCTTACCTGGTGCTCAGCTATGTCAATGGTCCGCCCCCAATCTGA
- the SYNE4 gene encoding nesprin-4 isoform X3 has protein sequence MALPPPLGLRLPSEPLSHPPEAPRELGIAGCTICPASGGERIRLDQAQKLGQDSMDPPQHFQGGLRGTAPAAGPLRLPTPSTNEDPDVGKHCEALQADLRAAAERVDALLVFGEGLAQRSEPQARASLEQILRALRAHRSSIFRRLWWLQAQLVSYSMVWPTLAVPAPGTNSTPPMTLSSDQVFEEANPLDQDLEVEGDLDGPGPGGVWGPWAPSSHPTPAELEWDPAGDVGGLRPLVQKTTWTPGAPCELCGHRGPQGRGQYLEDMLMSGFSHRKHLAGHRRRSLLRQSQDKNQASSNFQDVMLEVDPGAPAPASGHSLTFLLLLFLLFLLLVGATLLLPPSGGSCCSPARLSATPYLVLSYVNGPPPI, from the exons ATGGCCCTGCCACCACCTCTGGGCCTTAGACTCCCCTCAGAGCCCCTCAGCCACCCCCCTGAAGCCCCTAGGGAACTGGGCATTGCTGGATGTACCATCTGCCCTGCATCTGGAGGGGAGAGAATCAG ACTAGACCAGGCCCAGAAACTGGGACAAGACTCCATGGACCCTCCCCAACACTTCCAGGGTGGGTTGAGGGGCACTGCACCTGCTGCTGGTCCCCTCAGATTGCCAACACCCTCTACCAATGAGGACCCAGATGTGGGCAAACACTGTGAG GCCCTCCAGGCAGACCTGCGTGCGGCAGCTGAGCGTGTAGATGCCCTGCTGGTATTTGGTGAGGGGCTGGCACAGCGGAGTGAGCCTCAGGCCCGGGCATCCCTGGAGCAGATCCTGAGGGCCCTCAGAGCCCACCGAAGCAGCATCTTTCGGCGACTGTGGTGGCTGCAAGCCCAGCTGGTCAGCTATAGCATGGTATGGCCCACCCTGGCAGTCCCTGCCCCAGGTACCAATTCCACACCGCCCATGACTCTGTCCTCTGACCAGGTATTTGAGGAGGCCAACCCACTGGATCAGGACTTGGAAGTTGAGGGGGACTTGGACGGGCCAGGACCTGGTGGGGTCTGGGGGCCCTGGGCACCCAGTAGCCACCCCACTCCCGCAGAGTTGGAGTGGGACCCAGCAGGGGATGTTGGAGGCCTCAGGCCCTTGGTGCAAAAGACAACCTGGACTCCAGGAGCTCCCTGTGAGCTGTGTGGCCACAGAGGCCCCCAGGGAAGGGGACAATACCTTGAG GACATGCTCATGTCGGGCTTCAGCCACCGGAAACACTTGGCAGGTCACCGAAGACGCTCCCTGCTCCGGCAGTCTCAG GACAAGAACCAAGCATCTTCCAATTTCCAGGATGTGATGTTGGAGGTAGACCCTGG AGCCCCTGCTCCTGCATCCGGGCACTCCCtgaccttcctccttctcctcttcctcctcttccttctcctggtgGGTGCCACGTTGCTCCTGCCACCGTCAGGGGGGTCTTGCTGCTCTCCTGCCCGACTGTCCGCGACACCTTACCTGGTGCTCAGCTATGTCAATGGTCCGCCCCCAATCTGA
- the SYNE4 gene encoding nesprin-4 isoform X2 — protein MALPPPLGLRLPSEPLSHPPEAPRELGIAGCTICPASGGERIRLDQAQKLGQDSMDPPQHFQGGLRGTAPAAGPLRLPTPSTNEDPDVGKHCEHLSSGREVLEAEQDSLSLCLLGLGLQLQDLEQGLGPWASAQSRMGQLQALQADLRAAAERVDALLVFGEGLAQRSEPQARASLEQILRALRAHRSSIFRRLWWLQAQLVFEEANPLDQDLEVEGDLDGPGPGGVWGPWAPSSHPTPAELEWDPAGDVGGLRPLVQKTTWTPGAPCELCGHRGPQGRGQYLEDMLMSGFSHRKHLAGHRRRSLLRQSQDKNQASSNFQDVMLEVDPGAPAPASGHSLTFLLLLFLLFLLLVGATLLLPPSGGSCCSPARLSATPYLVLSYVNGPPPI, from the exons ATGGCCCTGCCACCACCTCTGGGCCTTAGACTCCCCTCAGAGCCCCTCAGCCACCCCCCTGAAGCCCCTAGGGAACTGGGCATTGCTGGATGTACCATCTGCCCTGCATCTGGAGGGGAGAGAATCAG ACTAGACCAGGCCCAGAAACTGGGACAAGACTCCATGGACCCTCCCCAACACTTCCAGGGTGGGTTGAGGGGCACTGCACCTGCTGCTGGTCCCCTCAGATTGCCAACACCCTCTACCAATGAGGACCCAGATGTGGGCAAACACTGTGAG CACCTCAGCTCCGGCCGGGAGGTATTGGAGGCTGAGCAGGACAGCCTGTCCCTATGCCTGTTGGGGCTGGGCCTCCAGCTGCAGGACCTAGAGCaaggcctggggccctgggcatCAGCCCAGAGCAGGATGGGCCAGCTGCAG GCCCTCCAGGCAGACCTGCGTGCGGCAGCTGAGCGTGTAGATGCCCTGCTGGTATTTGGTGAGGGGCTGGCACAGCGGAGTGAGCCTCAGGCCCGGGCATCCCTGGAGCAGATCCTGAGGGCCCTCAGAGCCCACCGAAGCAGCATCTTTCGGCGACTGTGGTGGCTGCAAGCCCAGCTG GTATTTGAGGAGGCCAACCCACTGGATCAGGACTTGGAAGTTGAGGGGGACTTGGACGGGCCAGGACCTGGTGGGGTCTGGGGGCCCTGGGCACCCAGTAGCCACCCCACTCCCGCAGAGTTGGAGTGGGACCCAGCAGGGGATGTTGGAGGCCTCAGGCCCTTGGTGCAAAAGACAACCTGGACTCCAGGAGCTCCCTGTGAGCTGTGTGGCCACAGAGGCCCCCAGGGAAGGGGACAATACCTTGAG GACATGCTCATGTCGGGCTTCAGCCACCGGAAACACTTGGCAGGTCACCGAAGACGCTCCCTGCTCCGGCAGTCTCAG GACAAGAACCAAGCATCTTCCAATTTCCAGGATGTGATGTTGGAGGTAGACCCTGG AGCCCCTGCTCCTGCATCCGGGCACTCCCtgaccttcctccttctcctcttcctcctcttccttctcctggtgGGTGCCACGTTGCTCCTGCCACCGTCAGGGGGGTCTTGCTGCTCTCCTGCCCGACTGTCCGCGACACCTTACCTGGTGCTCAGCTATGTCAATGGTCCGCCCCCAATCTGA
- the SYNE4 gene encoding nesprin-4 isoform X5, with product MALPPPLGLRLPSEPLSHPPEAPRELGIAGCTICPASGGERIRLDQAQKLGQDSMDPPQHFQGGLRGTAPAAGPLRLPTPSTNEDPDVGKHCEHLSSGREVLEAEQDSLSLCLLGLGLQLQDLEQGLGPWASAQSRMGQLQALQADLRAAAERVDALLVFGEGLAQRSEPQARASLEQILRALRAHRSSIFRRLWWLQAQLVSYSMVWPTLAVPAPGHAHVGLQPPETLGRSPKTLPAPAVSGQEPSIFQFPGCDVGGRPWSPCSCIRALPDLPPSPLPPLPSPGGCHVAPATVRGVLLLSCPTVRDTLPGAQLCQWSAPNLST from the exons ATGGCCCTGCCACCACCTCTGGGCCTTAGACTCCCCTCAGAGCCCCTCAGCCACCCCCCTGAAGCCCCTAGGGAACTGGGCATTGCTGGATGTACCATCTGCCCTGCATCTGGAGGGGAGAGAATCAG ACTAGACCAGGCCCAGAAACTGGGACAAGACTCCATGGACCCTCCCCAACACTTCCAGGGTGGGTTGAGGGGCACTGCACCTGCTGCTGGTCCCCTCAGATTGCCAACACCCTCTACCAATGAGGACCCAGATGTGGGCAAACACTGTGAG CACCTCAGCTCCGGCCGGGAGGTATTGGAGGCTGAGCAGGACAGCCTGTCCCTATGCCTGTTGGGGCTGGGCCTCCAGCTGCAGGACCTAGAGCaaggcctggggccctgggcatCAGCCCAGAGCAGGATGGGCCAGCTGCAG GCCCTCCAGGCAGACCTGCGTGCGGCAGCTGAGCGTGTAGATGCCCTGCTGGTATTTGGTGAGGGGCTGGCACAGCGGAGTGAGCCTCAGGCCCGGGCATCCCTGGAGCAGATCCTGAGGGCCCTCAGAGCCCACCGAAGCAGCATCTTTCGGCGACTGTGGTGGCTGCAAGCCCAGCTGGTCAGCTATAGCATGGTATGGCCCACCCTGGCAGTCCCTGCCCCAG GACATGCTCATGTCGGGCTTCAGCCACCGGAAACACTTGGCAGGTCACCGAAGACGCTCCCTGCTCCGGCAGTCTCAG GACAAGAACCAAGCATCTTCCAATTTCCAGGATGTGATGTTGGAGGTAGACCCTGG AGCCCCTGCTCCTGCATCCGGGCACTCCCtgaccttcctccttctcctcttcctcctcttccttctcctggtgGGTGCCACGTTGCTCCTGCCACCGTCAGGGGGGTCTTGCTGCTCTCCTGCCCGACTGTCCGCGACACCTTACCTGGTGCTCAGCTATGTCAATGGTCCGCCCCCAATCTGAGTACATAG
- the SYNE4 gene encoding nesprin-4 isoform X4, with amino-acid sequence MDPPQHFQGGLRGTAPAAGPLRLPTPSTNEDPDVGKHCEHLSSGREVLEAEQDSLSLCLLGLGLQLQDLEQGLGPWASAQSRMGQLQALQADLRAAAERVDALLVFGEGLAQRSEPQARASLEQILRALRAHRSSIFRRLWWLQAQLVSYSMVWPTLAVPAPGTNSTPPMTLSSDQVFEEANPLDQDLEVEGDLDGPGPGGVWGPWAPSSHPTPAELEWDPAGDVGGLRPLVQKTTWTPGAPCELCGHRGPQGRGQYLEDMLMSGFSHRKHLAGHRRRSLLRQSQDKNQASSNFQDVMLEVDPGAPAPASGHSLTFLLLLFLLFLLLVGATLLLPPSGGSCCSPARLSATPYLVLSYVNGPPPI; translated from the exons ATGGACCCTCCCCAACACTTCCAGGGTGGGTTGAGGGGCACTGCACCTGCTGCTGGTCCCCTCAGATTGCCAACACCCTCTACCAATGAGGACCCAGATGTGGGCAAACACTGTGAG CACCTCAGCTCCGGCCGGGAGGTATTGGAGGCTGAGCAGGACAGCCTGTCCCTATGCCTGTTGGGGCTGGGCCTCCAGCTGCAGGACCTAGAGCaaggcctggggccctgggcatCAGCCCAGAGCAGGATGGGCCAGCTGCAG GCCCTCCAGGCAGACCTGCGTGCGGCAGCTGAGCGTGTAGATGCCCTGCTGGTATTTGGTGAGGGGCTGGCACAGCGGAGTGAGCCTCAGGCCCGGGCATCCCTGGAGCAGATCCTGAGGGCCCTCAGAGCCCACCGAAGCAGCATCTTTCGGCGACTGTGGTGGCTGCAAGCCCAGCTGGTCAGCTATAGCATGGTATGGCCCACCCTGGCAGTCCCTGCCCCAGGTACCAATTCCACACCGCCCATGACTCTGTCCTCTGACCAGGTATTTGAGGAGGCCAACCCACTGGATCAGGACTTGGAAGTTGAGGGGGACTTGGACGGGCCAGGACCTGGTGGGGTCTGGGGGCCCTGGGCACCCAGTAGCCACCCCACTCCCGCAGAGTTGGAGTGGGACCCAGCAGGGGATGTTGGAGGCCTCAGGCCCTTGGTGCAAAAGACAACCTGGACTCCAGGAGCTCCCTGTGAGCTGTGTGGCCACAGAGGCCCCCAGGGAAGGGGACAATACCTTGAG GACATGCTCATGTCGGGCTTCAGCCACCGGAAACACTTGGCAGGTCACCGAAGACGCTCCCTGCTCCGGCAGTCTCAG GACAAGAACCAAGCATCTTCCAATTTCCAGGATGTGATGTTGGAGGTAGACCCTGG AGCCCCTGCTCCTGCATCCGGGCACTCCCtgaccttcctccttctcctcttcctcctcttccttctcctggtgGGTGCCACGTTGCTCCTGCCACCGTCAGGGGGGTCTTGCTGCTCTCCTGCCCGACTGTCCGCGACACCTTACCTGGTGCTCAGCTATGTCAATGGTCCGCCCCCAATCTGA
- the SDHAF1 gene encoding succinate dehydrogenase assembly factor 1, mitochondrial → MSRPSRLQRQVLSLYRELLRAGRGKPGAEARVRAEFRQHASLPRSDVLRIEYLYRRGRRQLQLLRSGHATAMGAFVRSRGPTEESRGAGAAGTQPDKGDGPRNPFDSMGTPETTTDGR, encoded by the coding sequence ATGAGCCGGCCCAGCCGGCTGCAGAGGCAAGTTTTGAGCTTATACCGTGAGCTGCTGCGCGCTGGGCGCGGGAAGCCGGGCGCCGAGGCGCGGGTGCGGGCCGAGTTCCGGCAACACGCTTCCTTGCCACGCTCCGACGTGCTGCGTATAGAGTACCTGTACCGCCGCGGGCGGCGCCAGCTGCAGCTGCTGCGCTCCGGCCACGCCACGGCCATGGGTGCCTTCGTGCGCTCGCGGGGTCCAACCGAGGAATCCAGAGGCGCGGGGGCCGCAGGGACCCAGCCTGACAAGGGTGATGGTCCGAGGAATCCGTTCGATAGCATGGGGACACCAGAGACCACTACCGATGGGCGGTGA